Proteins encoded by one window of Paenibacillus sp. DCT19:
- the cmpA gene encoding cortex morphogenetic protein CmpA — MPQWLCNQLMRAFHKKDSRQIKLLNECWFFYRNKPKSGTVRSADSEL; from the coding sequence TTGCCTCAATGGCTCTGCAACCAGCTCATGCGTGCATTCCACAAAAAAGACAGCCGCCAGATTAAGCTACTTAATGAATGTTGGTTCTTTTATCGCAACAAACCAAAAAGTGGTACAGTACGCAGCGCGGACAGCGAACTCTAA
- a CDS encoding hydrolase/acyltransferase, whose translation MPTMRYVILQLEQQLQFVEMPADYAYQLSALNLRLHKEIDKLTASNVPVLPRAIAECDQLDLLDEQLSIVGGLDYINALERSFAELHESHYPLISLLTEIRALQAQLEQWYEEEMEAL comes from the coding sequence ATGCCTACAATGCGCTACGTCATCCTGCAACTGGAACAGCAATTACAATTTGTAGAAATGCCTGCCGACTATGCTTATCAGCTCAGCGCCCTTAATCTGCGCCTACACAAAGAGATCGATAAACTAACCGCATCCAACGTACCCGTTCTACCTCGAGCGATTGCCGAATGTGACCAACTGGATCTGCTGGATGAACAACTCTCAATTGTTGGAGGTCTAGACTACATCAATGCACTCGAACGTAGTTTCGCCGAATTACATGAGAGCCATTATCCGTTAATTTCCTTACTCACTGAGATTCGCGCACTTCAAGCTCAATTGGAACAATGGTATGAAGAAGAGATGGAAGCGCTATAA
- a CDS encoding SprT family protein, translating to MENEELQQWIEQVSLNHFGVPFTHEALFNRRLTTTGGRYMLKSHRIEINPHQLEVHGREEVEKIIKHELCHYHLHIRGRGYQHRDPEFKALLQKVGGSRFCQSLPGSKGRKPLPYRYKLVCKSCGTEYLRKRKVDPKRYRCGRCAGKLKMVDL from the coding sequence TTGGAGAATGAAGAACTACAACAATGGATTGAACAGGTATCCTTGAATCATTTCGGGGTTCCGTTCACCCATGAAGCGTTGTTTAACCGGCGGCTAACGACCACTGGTGGAAGATATATGCTGAAGAGTCATCGGATTGAGATCAATCCACATCAGCTTGAAGTGCATGGACGAGAAGAAGTCGAGAAGATTATTAAACATGAGCTGTGCCATTATCATCTGCATATTCGTGGACGTGGTTATCAGCATCGTGATCCTGAATTCAAGGCCTTATTACAAAAGGTTGGCGGCTCTCGCTTCTGCCAGTCTCTTCCCGGTAGCAAAGGTCGGAAGCCGCTGCCCTATCGCTATAAACTGGTGTGTAAGAGCTGTGGTACCGAATATTTGCGTAAACGTAAAGTAGATCCCAAGCGTTACCGCTGTGGGCGATGTGCGGGTAAATTGAAGATGGTAGATTTGTAA
- a CDS encoding Cof-type HAD-IIB family hydrolase, with the protein MKLFATDLDGTLLNRDSQISPENAAAIHRAQQEGLRVTIATGRVYSDVVNISLEGGIKTPVIGSNGATIHDENGQRLFHLPLERETAASVMQWLEDHDCYYEASTQQGIYAPINSHNAMLAEMDRILGASPSEDVARLIRAVKKHYDKKDYHRVSSHQEIPAEAHIYNIMAFSMNPDQLREGRQYFAARSDVAMVVSSEHNFEMQHPDVSKGNALSKLAAHLNIAMEDTVSIGDNFNDVSMLQMAGLGIAMGNAEPEIKALAKAITLTNVEHGVAHAIYSVLEGKPINPPAGVIEGNL; encoded by the coding sequence ATGAAATTATTTGCTACAGATTTAGACGGAACGTTATTGAACAGAGACAGCCAGATTAGCCCTGAGAACGCAGCCGCAATTCACCGTGCGCAGCAAGAAGGACTACGGGTAACGATCGCGACAGGCCGCGTGTATTCCGATGTTGTTAATATTTCTCTAGAAGGAGGAATCAAAACACCGGTTATCGGTTCAAATGGCGCAACGATCCATGATGAGAATGGACAACGTCTCTTCCATCTCCCATTGGAGCGTGAAACAGCCGCCTCTGTCATGCAGTGGCTAGAGGATCACGATTGCTATTATGAAGCCTCCACGCAACAGGGAATATATGCTCCAATCAACAGCCATAACGCGATGCTTGCCGAGATGGATCGCATTCTAGGTGCAAGCCCTAGCGAGGACGTTGCACGCCTCATCCGAGCTGTTAAGAAGCACTATGACAAAAAAGATTATCACCGCGTAAGCTCACATCAGGAAATTCCCGCAGAAGCACACATTTACAACATTATGGCCTTCTCCATGAATCCAGATCAATTACGTGAAGGTAGACAATACTTCGCAGCACGTTCGGATGTCGCGATGGTTGTATCGTCTGAACACAACTTCGAAATGCAGCATCCCGATGTATCCAAAGGTAATGCCTTGTCTAAGCTTGCAGCTCATCTGAACATTGCTATGGAAGATACCGTCTCGATCGGGGACAACTTCAATGACGTATCCATGTTGCAGATGGCCGGGCTAGGAATTGCAATGGGCAACGCAGAACCCGAAATTAAAGCATTAGCTAAAGCTATAACATTGACCAATGTAGAGCACGGCGTAGCTCATGCCATTTATTCGGTACTTGAAGGTAAACCAATTAACCCACCAGCAGGTGTTATTGAAGGTAATCTGTAA
- a CDS encoding DeoR/GlpR family DNA-binding transcription regulator, with amino-acid sequence MFQEERMQLIIEHLRKHNRISIEEIGSLFDVSRDTARRDLIKLEEQDSIIRTRGGAILPSPPQEFRSYKDRLLYVSEEKRAIGKLAAAIVRQGEHIILDASTTVQACAENLNGKSCTVITNSMHSADLLSNHASVEIRLLGGKVDKEQRYVYGAPVIETLSHYYVDKSFIGIGGLTMDGFSASEEEGKIKYRMMQAAKQVIVLADHSKFNKRYGYRFADWSLVDILITNQWPSPEWRTFLTEQQVEILIPEPTEDKEL; translated from the coding sequence TTGTTCCAAGAAGAACGAATGCAGCTTATTATAGAACACTTACGTAAACACAATCGCATCTCTATCGAGGAGATCGGTTCACTCTTTGACGTATCCCGGGACACCGCTCGTAGAGATCTCATTAAGCTTGAAGAGCAGGACAGTATCATCCGGACGCGTGGCGGCGCGATTCTCCCCTCTCCTCCGCAAGAATTCAGATCCTACAAAGACCGTCTACTCTATGTCTCAGAGGAAAAAAGAGCCATTGGCAAACTTGCTGCAGCTATCGTTCGTCAAGGTGAGCATATCATCCTGGATGCTTCAACTACAGTGCAAGCCTGTGCCGAGAACCTCAACGGTAAATCCTGCACCGTTATAACTAACTCCATGCATTCAGCCGATCTTCTCTCCAATCATGCCTCTGTCGAAATTCGTTTACTTGGTGGCAAGGTCGATAAAGAGCAACGCTATGTTTATGGCGCTCCTGTGATCGAAACCCTCTCTCATTATTATGTAGACAAATCCTTTATTGGCATTGGTGGTCTTACCATGGATGGCTTCAGTGCCTCCGAAGAAGAAGGCAAGATTAAATACCGCATGATGCAAGCAGCCAAACAGGTTATTGTACTCGCCGATCATTCTAAGTTTAACAAACGTTATGGCTATCGCTTTGCGGATTGGTCACTGGTAGACATTTTAATTACGAATCAATGGCCATCGCCGGAATGGCGTACTTTTCTAACCGAACAACAAGTCGAGATTCTCATTCCTGAACCTACAGAAGATAAGGAGTTGTAA
- a CDS encoding helix-turn-helix domain-containing protein, protein MQSIYERIEHLIAERGMTKKAFCQQLKISTGNLGDWKRGKSTPSTNKLIEIASFFDVSLDWLMIGRPSKEAMVREKREDYFFDVLRQLNCQESELSTEEQSFISEYIEFTRYRKSKESRNAQNFRYEKERKTEEDESL, encoded by the coding sequence ATGCAGTCAATATATGAGCGAATTGAACACCTGATTGCTGAACGAGGAATGACAAAGAAGGCTTTCTGTCAACAACTGAAGATTAGTACAGGTAATTTGGGTGATTGGAAACGTGGGAAATCCACGCCGAGTACGAATAAACTGATTGAGATCGCTTCGTTTTTTGATGTGAGCCTGGACTGGCTCATGATTGGTCGTCCGTCGAAGGAAGCGATGGTACGAGAAAAACGAGAGGATTATTTTTTTGACGTGTTGCGGCAATTGAATTGCCAAGAAAGTGAGTTATCGACTGAAGAGCAGTCTTTTATTAGTGAATATATTGAGTTTACTCGTTACCGTAAATCGAAGGAGAGTCGAAACGCACAGAATTTCCGTTATGAGAAAGAACGCAAGACGGAAGAGGATGAATCATTATAG
- a CDS encoding urease accessory protein UreD, whose product MSPRLFIGLNINTWMTMALRIHIHMAMVPPTPINSRASASEGTIESDIHVEGAKMRRSELHATFTLQDGRTVMTDRYYSAPLRFSRSFRTSGDGGGLCVYTSDVSPGVLNGDHYHSNWQLGKDTHVMLSSTSATRLHPTPSLPSSIHHHFRLEQGAVLEYFPECVIPFKGSSSSLHSTFELGEHCILAYADIWSAGRIHRGESFQFHNYRSLTEIWQGQQLAVWDRFGLEPNSNDPRQSAALLHYTHTAALWMIAPNLGATQLELIRSALPPDGRMLAGASLLATGGIGVRILGTAAWELQEQCLHIWNTLRPQLLGSGALKFRK is encoded by the coding sequence GTGTCTCCGAGATTGTTCATTGGCTTGAACATCAATACATGGATGACGATGGCGCTGCGCATCCACATACACATGGCCATGGTTCCACCCACACCCATTAATTCCAGAGCTTCAGCATCAGAGGGTACAATTGAATCGGACATTCATGTTGAAGGTGCCAAGATGCGTCGCAGCGAGCTACACGCCACATTCACCCTTCAAGACGGGCGTACCGTCATGACAGACAGATATTACAGCGCCCCTCTTCGATTCAGCCGTTCCTTTCGTACATCTGGTGACGGAGGCGGACTTTGTGTCTATACCTCCGATGTCTCGCCAGGTGTCCTGAACGGGGATCATTATCATTCCAACTGGCAGCTAGGTAAGGATACTCATGTGATGCTAAGCAGCACGTCAGCCACTCGTCTTCACCCAACACCATCTCTCCCCTCTTCCATCCATCATCACTTCAGGTTGGAGCAAGGAGCGGTGCTGGAGTATTTCCCCGAATGCGTTATCCCATTCAAAGGCAGCTCTTCTTCACTTCATTCCACCTTTGAACTAGGGGAACATTGCATACTAGCCTATGCGGATATTTGGTCAGCCGGCCGCATTCACCGAGGAGAATCTTTTCAATTCCATAATTACCGTAGCTTAACGGAAATATGGCAGGGGCAACAACTTGCCGTCTGGGATCGATTCGGATTAGAACCAAATTCCAACGATCCCAGACAATCTGCCGCCTTACTTCACTACACCCATACCGCAGCATTGTGGATGATCGCCCCCAATCTCGGTGCAACGCAATTAGAGCTCATACGTTCAGCCCTCCCTCCAGATGGACGTATGCTGGCTGGAGCAAGCCTACTTGCCACCGGTGGGATTGGCGTCCGTATCCTCGGCACCGCAGCCTGGGAGCTGCAAGAACAATGCTTGCACATCTGGAATACACTTCGCCCACAACTACTTGGCAGCGGAGCTTTAAAATTCCGCAAATGA
- the ureG gene encoding urease accessory protein UreG, translating to MCGGADHTHHPEWERKTFDRSRPMRIGIGGPVGSGKTALVEKLSKALRTRYSLAVITNDIYTKEDAEILLRQNALAPERIIGVETGGCPHTAIREDASMNFEAVDELIERFPDLQLIFIESGGDNLSAAFSPELADVFIYIIDVAQGEKLPRKGGPGITRSDLLLINKTDLAPYVGASLQVMQEDTERVREGRPYVMSNLMSGEGVSEIVHWLEHQYMDDDGAAHPHTHGHGSTHTH from the coding sequence ATGTGCGGAGGAGCAGATCATACACATCACCCAGAATGGGAACGCAAAACGTTTGACCGGAGTCGTCCGATGAGAATAGGAATCGGCGGCCCGGTAGGTTCAGGCAAGACCGCATTAGTAGAAAAGTTATCCAAGGCACTACGTACTCGTTACAGCCTCGCAGTAATTACGAACGATATTTACACCAAAGAGGACGCTGAAATTTTACTGCGCCAAAACGCACTTGCACCTGAACGTATCATCGGTGTTGAAACCGGCGGATGTCCTCATACCGCCATTCGTGAGGATGCTTCTATGAATTTCGAAGCTGTGGACGAGTTAATCGAACGTTTCCCTGATCTGCAACTCATCTTTATCGAAAGTGGCGGGGATAATCTATCAGCGGCATTCAGCCCGGAACTAGCCGATGTTTTCATTTACATTATCGACGTTGCTCAAGGGGAGAAACTCCCCCGCAAAGGAGGCCCTGGTATCACACGTTCCGATCTGCTACTCATCAACAAGACTGATCTCGCCCCCTATGTCGGCGCCAGCTTACAGGTCATGCAGGAAGATACCGAGCGAGTACGCGAAGGTCGCCCTTACGTCATGTCCAATCTGATGAGTGGCGAAGGTGTCTCCGAGATTGTTCATTGGCTTGAACATCAATACATGGATGACGATGGCGCTGCGCATCCACATACACATGGCCATGGTTCCACCCACACCCATTAA
- a CDS encoding urease accessory protein UreF, with translation MMHSGTKLLRYVQLLDSALPIGGFSHSFGLEAYTHDGTVRTTAELEAFIRSQLHASLVRLDGLAIKGVYQAIDEENASLLALYDKQVHAQRTPRELRESGHKMGKRLLKLARSLYPWMDFSLMDIAIHEHGAFCGITTVHGYINHRLDIGLDEAVIGHLYTSVNAYVNSALRLLPIGQTEAQMLIHKLLDVIEQEWNQVREDDPDDMHSFGIAQEIYAIRHESLPARLFMS, from the coding sequence ATGATGCACAGCGGCACGAAGCTACTTCGTTACGTGCAACTCTTGGACTCCGCTCTACCTATCGGTGGATTCTCACATTCATTCGGCTTGGAAGCCTACACTCATGATGGAACCGTGAGGACAACGGCCGAACTGGAAGCATTCATTCGCAGTCAGCTCCATGCCAGTCTTGTTCGCCTCGACGGACTTGCGATCAAGGGTGTCTACCAGGCAATAGACGAGGAGAACGCATCCCTTCTCGCCTTATATGACAAACAGGTTCATGCCCAGCGCACACCACGCGAACTCAGGGAAAGCGGGCATAAAATGGGTAAGCGACTACTGAAATTAGCACGTTCGCTCTATCCATGGATGGACTTTTCCCTTATGGACATCGCCATCCATGAGCATGGTGCCTTTTGCGGGATCACAACCGTTCACGGTTATATCAATCATCGGCTGGATATCGGATTGGACGAAGCCGTCATCGGACATCTCTACACTTCCGTCAACGCCTATGTGAACAGCGCACTGCGCCTTCTGCCCATCGGACAGACCGAAGCTCAGATGCTTATTCATAAGCTATTAGACGTCATTGAACAGGAATGGAATCAAGTCCGCGAAGACGATCCAGATGACATGCACAGCTTCGGGATCGCGCAAGAAATCTACGCAATCCGGCATGAAAGTTTACCCGCACGTCTGTTTATGTCCTGA
- a CDS encoding urease subunit beta: MIPGEYRLKQDDIICHPDRPTVRLLVLNRGDRPVQVGSHVHFYEVNAALDFDRTTAYGHRLHIPAGTAVRFEPGEEKPIELTTFGGKRQIHGFNRLTEGAIYTPPDTQKLDTFLKTFAPLKQNGSDSP, from the coding sequence ATGATCCCTGGTGAATATCGTTTGAAGCAGGACGACATCATCTGTCATCCCGATCGCCCAACAGTGCGATTACTTGTCTTGAACCGTGGGGATCGCCCCGTACAAGTTGGTTCCCACGTGCATTTCTATGAGGTTAACGCCGCATTGGACTTTGATCGCACAACCGCTTACGGACATCGTCTACACATCCCCGCAGGCACCGCTGTTCGGTTTGAGCCTGGCGAAGAGAAACCTATTGAGCTTACAACCTTTGGCGGCAAACGACAAATTCATGGTTTCAACCGTTTAACCGAAGGCGCTATATATACCCCTCCCGACACCCAGAAGTTAGACACTTTCCTGAAAACTTTTGCACCACTCAAGCAGAATGGGAGTGATTCCCCATGA
- a CDS encoding urease subunit gamma, giving the protein MHWTEQEKEKLLITVAANLARERKGRGLKLNVPEAIALLTSELMERARDGMSVAELMRYGGTILKREDCMEGVPDMIPEVQVEATFPDGTKLVTVHEPIR; this is encoded by the coding sequence TTGCACTGGACTGAGCAGGAAAAAGAAAAACTCCTGATTACCGTAGCCGCTAACCTCGCCCGAGAGCGTAAAGGTCGAGGACTTAAGTTGAATGTTCCCGAAGCTATCGCCTTATTGACCTCTGAACTCATGGAGCGCGCGCGTGATGGAATGAGTGTTGCAGAATTAATGCGATATGGAGGTACCATTTTGAAACGCGAGGACTGTATGGAAGGTGTACCTGATATGATTCCCGAGGTACAGGTAGAAGCTACTTTTCCCGATGGCACAAAGCTCGTCACCGTACACGAGCCCATACGCTAA
- a CDS encoding urease accessory protein UreF — protein MNRGNKLLDYVKLLDSSIQVGGFTHSFGMDALIAEGSIRDVADLESFMRCQLHPSIVRLEGMAIKGIYSAADQKDTWRTALIDKLVHVQRTPPDLREQSSAMGKRLIKLAQALHPWIDFRKLEHTLSTYNSVGCLSTVHAWINHHLDIPVEEAVLGYLHSASNACIIEASKALPSIVKTYRNCWFT, from the coding sequence GTGAACCGTGGGAATAAGCTGCTCGATTATGTCAAACTGCTTGATTCCTCTATTCAAGTCGGAGGGTTCACTCATTCATTCGGCATGGATGCACTTATAGCAGAAGGATCAATCCGTGACGTAGCAGACCTGGAATCGTTCATGCGTTGTCAATTGCATCCAAGCATTGTCCGCCTTGAAGGAATGGCGATTAAGGGAATCTACAGCGCAGCAGATCAGAAGGATACATGGCGAACAGCTCTTATTGACAAACTGGTTCACGTCCAGCGAACCCCTCCAGATCTCAGGGAACAGTCCTCCGCTATGGGCAAACGGTTAATCAAGCTTGCTCAAGCTCTCCATCCCTGGATCGACTTCAGAAAACTCGAACACACGCTGTCCACCTATAATTCAGTTGGATGCCTATCCACTGTTCACGCCTGGATTAACCACCACCTTGATATCCCCGTCGAGGAGGCGGTACTCGGTTATCTCCACTCAGCCTCAAACGCATGCATAATTGAAGCCTCGAAAGCCCTCCCCTCGATCGTCAAAACATACAGGAACTGCTGGTTCACCTGA
- a CDS encoding glutathione peroxidase — protein sequence MTVYEYKVNTLRGQEQEMSQYRNKVLLIVNTASKCGLTPQFEGLQELYNKFKDRNFEVLGFPSNQFAQEKGSSDDIAEFCQMNYGVSFPMFEKIDVNGSNAHPLFQHLTKEAPGLLGSKAIKWNFTKFLVDQDGRVVKRYAPKTTPDQIEADIEKLLK from the coding sequence ATGACCGTTTATGAATACAAAGTAAATACCCTTCGAGGCCAAGAACAAGAAATGTCTCAATACCGAAACAAAGTGCTGCTTATTGTGAATACTGCTAGTAAGTGTGGACTGACACCACAATTCGAAGGACTGCAAGAGCTGTACAATAAATTCAAAGACCGCAATTTTGAAGTCCTTGGATTCCCGAGCAATCAATTTGCACAGGAAAAGGGCTCATCCGATGATATTGCTGAGTTCTGTCAAATGAACTATGGTGTAAGCTTCCCGATGTTCGAGAAGATCGATGTCAACGGATCGAACGCTCACCCCCTGTTCCAGCATCTCACCAAAGAGGCTCCAGGCCTGCTCGGCTCCAAAGCAATCAAATGGAATTTCACTAAATTCCTAGTAGATCAAGACGGACGTGTCGTAAAGCGTTACGCACCCAAAACAACTCCTGATCAGATTGAAGCTGACATCGAGAAATTATTGAAATAA
- a CDS encoding HAD family hydrolase translates to MPDVRGLKWLFFDVGDTLVDEWEPVDDIIGQFVREACALGYPVQIETVREIFVTCYRNYEPWPMKVAIRTLISDEQHREQIQAKLKFRKELEQPYACAGSVLKSLSRFYRIGIIANQSPGTEERLERYGLRKYVNVLACSAEEGVSKPDRELYAVALKQAGCKAEEAVMIGDRIDNDIVPAKKLGMRTIRILQGYGRFQPELEDQDHPDWTVDNLEQLLPLLLPDQD, encoded by the coding sequence GTGCCGGATGTACGTGGGTTAAAATGGTTGTTCTTCGATGTAGGAGATACGCTAGTAGACGAATGGGAGCCTGTAGACGATATTATCGGTCAGTTCGTGAGAGAAGCCTGTGCGCTTGGATATCCGGTGCAGATCGAGACTGTGCGGGAGATATTTGTCACCTGTTACCGAAACTACGAGCCGTGGCCAATGAAAGTGGCGATACGCACGTTGATTAGCGATGAACAGCATAGAGAGCAGATTCAGGCTAAATTGAAGTTTCGCAAAGAGCTTGAGCAGCCCTATGCGTGCGCAGGTTCAGTGCTCAAATCACTGTCACGGTTTTATCGCATTGGCATCATTGCTAATCAGAGTCCAGGTACGGAGGAACGGTTAGAGCGTTACGGATTGCGTAAGTATGTGAATGTGCTTGCTTGCTCAGCTGAAGAAGGAGTGTCCAAGCCTGATCGTGAACTGTATGCGGTGGCATTGAAGCAAGCAGGGTGCAAGGCTGAGGAAGCGGTTATGATCGGAGATCGCATCGATAATGACATCGTTCCCGCGAAGAAGCTTGGAATGCGAACGATACGCATTTTACAGGGGTATGGACGGTTCCAGCCTGAGCTTGAAGATCAGGATCACCCGGATTGGACAGTTGATAATCTAGAGCAGCTTCTTCCTTTGCTTCTACCAGATCAAGACTAG
- a CDS encoding Nramp family divalent metal transporter: protein MAPSLGEAHNSMKVPQNAAWWKKFLAFVGPGYLVAVGYMDPGNWATDIAGGSQFGYTLLSVILISNLMAVVLQSLAGKLGIVTGRDLAQACRERFSMPVVIMLWVLCELAIAATDLAEVIGSAIALKLLFNIPMLYGVIITAVDVLLILVLQNKGFRALETLVIVLMATIALCFGIDLFLAKPDMGGVLHGFVPSTEILQNPAMLYIAIGIIGATVMPHNLYLHSSIVQTRQIEQTPQGKKEAIRYTTMDSTIALTLALFINAAILIVSAAVFHSAGMTQVAEIADAYHLLTPLLGTTVASVLFGVALLASGQNSTLTGTLAGQIVMEGFLNIRIPAWLRRLVTRLIAIIPAVIVTAIAGEHGTEELLILSQVVLSLQLPFAVIPLVMFTSDKKSMGAFANKLWLKITSWIIAAVIVVLNVYLIIQTIALF from the coding sequence ATGGCTCCTTCCCTCGGGGAAGCTCACAACTCCATGAAGGTTCCTCAGAACGCAGCTTGGTGGAAAAAATTCCTCGCCTTTGTTGGCCCAGGCTACTTGGTAGCTGTTGGATATATGGACCCCGGCAACTGGGCAACAGATATCGCAGGTGGTTCACAGTTTGGTTATACACTACTGTCCGTAATTCTGATCTCGAACCTGATGGCTGTTGTGCTGCAATCACTCGCGGGTAAGCTCGGGATCGTCACAGGACGCGATCTAGCTCAAGCCTGTCGTGAACGCTTCAGTATGCCGGTGGTTATTATGCTCTGGGTACTCTGCGAACTTGCCATTGCAGCCACCGATCTCGCGGAAGTTATTGGTTCCGCTATTGCCTTGAAGCTGCTGTTCAACATTCCGATGTTATACGGCGTGATTATTACAGCTGTGGACGTACTATTAATCTTAGTGTTACAGAATAAAGGCTTCCGTGCGCTCGAAACCCTTGTAATTGTGCTTATGGCGACTATCGCCCTTTGTTTCGGTATTGATCTGTTCTTGGCAAAACCCGATATGGGCGGAGTGCTTCACGGTTTTGTACCTAGCACTGAAATCCTTCAGAATCCGGCTATGCTCTATATTGCCATCGGTATTATTGGAGCTACCGTCATGCCGCATAACCTGTATCTGCATTCCTCCATTGTGCAGACACGTCAGATCGAACAGACACCGCAGGGTAAAAAAGAAGCCATTCGTTATACAACGATGGATTCCACGATTGCACTTACACTCGCGCTGTTCATCAACGCAGCGATCTTGATCGTATCAGCGGCAGTATTCCACAGTGCCGGTATGACACAGGTTGCCGAGATTGCAGATGCTTACCATCTGCTCACACCTCTGCTTGGTACCACTGTTGCAAGTGTTCTCTTCGGCGTTGCCCTGTTGGCATCAGGTCAGAACTCGACACTTACCGGTACTCTCGCTGGACAGATTGTTATGGAAGGGTTCCTTAACATTCGAATCCCTGCATGGTTGCGACGTCTAGTCACTCGCCTGATTGCAATTATTCCTGCCGTAATCGTGACCGCTATCGCAGGAGAGCACGGAACAGAGGAACTGTTGATCCTAAGCCAAGTCGTACTTTCCTTACAGCTTCCTTTTGCGGTTATTCCGCTGGTCATGTTTACGAGCGATAAGAAGAGTATGGGTGCATTCGCGAACAAACTGTGGTTGAAAATTACGTCCTGGATCATCGCTGCAGTCATCGTTGTCCTGAATGTGTACCTCATTATTCAGACCATCGCGCTGTTTTAA
- a CDS encoding organic hydroperoxide resistance protein, which produces MEALYTATATVKGGRTGSVTSSDGVLQHDLKMPKELGGSGGEGTNPEQLFAAGYGACYESALANVARKAGVKLENVVVTSNVSIGKDPSDDGFQLSVRLDVSMPGVDHSQAEDLARKAHDFCPYSKATRGNIDVVLNVV; this is translated from the coding sequence ATGGAAGCTTTATATACAGCAACAGCAACAGTTAAAGGTGGACGTACAGGCTCAGTAACTTCTTCGGACGGCGTACTTCAGCATGATCTGAAAATGCCTAAAGAACTGGGTGGCTCTGGCGGTGAGGGAACGAACCCTGAACAGCTCTTTGCAGCGGGATATGGAGCATGTTACGAAAGTGCACTAGCTAACGTGGCGCGCAAAGCAGGTGTGAAGCTGGAGAATGTGGTTGTAACAAGTAATGTATCCATTGGTAAAGACCCTTCGGATGATGGATTCCAACTTTCTGTGCGTCTGGATGTAAGTATGCCAGGCGTAGACCATAGTCAAGCAGAGGATCTCGCTCGCAAAGCTCATGACTTCTGCCCATACTCCAAAGCAACTCGTGGAAATATCGACGTTGTATTAAATGTAGTCTAA
- a CDS encoding zinc ribbon domain-containing protein encodes MSIEEMIERRFVCSKCRGTDCDIKEVSMSGAGLSKVFDIQHNHYLFITCTSCGYVEVFDPDVLKGKKQGQVGTILDILFGG; translated from the coding sequence ATGAGTATTGAAGAGATGATCGAAAGGCGGTTTGTATGTTCAAAGTGCCGAGGAACCGATTGTGATATTAAAGAAGTGTCGATGTCGGGAGCAGGTTTAAGCAAAGTATTTGATATCCAGCATAATCATTATTTGTTCATCACGTGTACTTCCTGCGGATATGTAGAGGTGTTTGATCCGGATGTGCTCAAGGGAAAAAAACAAGGACAGGTAGGCACGATTCTGGATATTTTGTTTGGGGGATAA